The following proteins are co-located in the Scomber scombrus chromosome 2, fScoSco1.1, whole genome shotgun sequence genome:
- the tyrp1b gene encoding tyrosinase-related protein 1b: MGRLLGVTVQRTERSNMHIESMWRVSLLVVVLCATLTLAQFPRECVTTAGLQSGQCCPSPTGAVGDECGSSTGRGQCVSIAADNRRHGPQYPYAGRDDRERWPLRFFNRTCQCNGNFSGYNCGGCRNGLTGPNCDQRISVVRRNIMQMSSAEKQAFVNALDQSKRTVHPDLVICTRRYQEVLGPDGNTPQFENITIYNYFVWSHYYSVSKTFLGPGQTSFGGVDFSHEGPGFVTWHRFHLLQLERDMQDMLGNPTFALPYWNFAIGGSECDVCTDDLLGARSTFDLNSISTNSLFSQWRVICESVDDYDSLGTICNNTETSPIRRNPAGNVARPMVQRLPEPKDVLDCLELNTFDTPPYYSTSSESFRNTIEGYSAPQGMYDPVIRSLHNLAHLFLNGTGGQTHLSPNDPIFVLLHTFTDAIFDEWLSRHQPGEVVYPEENAPIGHNRRFNMVPFWPPVTNAEMFVSAPENLGYSYEVQWPARAYTLSEIITIAVVAAVLVVAVVGGVIACAVRARSYRSAEALEPLLGETFRRYSEDDRRLDKSQSVV; encoded by the exons ATGGGCCGACTCTTGGGGGTTACAGTTCAACGTACAGAGAGGAGCAACATGCACATTGAGAG CATGTGGAGAGTGAGTCTCTTGGTGGTGGTCTTGTGTGCCACTCTAACTCTGGCCCAGTTCCCTCGTGAGTGTGTAACCACTGCAGGGCTGCAGAGCGGCCAGTGCTGCCCGTCCCCTACAGGGGCAGTGGGGGACGAGTGTGGCTCCAGCACAGGAAGGGGGCAGTGTGTGTCCATTGCAGCAGACAACCGGCGCCACGGACCTCAGTACCCTTATGCTGGGCGCGATGACAGAGAGAGGTGGCCGCTGCGATTCTTCAACCGCACTTGCCAGTGTAATGGGAATTTCAGTGGCTACAACTGTGGGGGATGTCGAAATGGGCTGACTGGACCGAACTGTGATCAGAGGATCTCTGTGG TGAGGAGGAATATAATGCAGATGAGTTCAGCTGAGAAGCAGGCATTTGTGAACGCTTTGGACCAATCTAAAAGGACTGTCCATCCTGACCTGGTCATCTGTACAAGACG TTACCAGGAGGTACTTGGGCCTGATGGCAATACCCCCCAGTTTGAGAACATCACCATTTACAACTACTTTGTTTGGAGTCACTACTACTCTGTCAGTAAGACCTTCCTGGGGCCGGGCCAGACCAGCTTTGGAGGTGTAGACTTTTCTCATGAGGGCCCAGGTTTTGTCACCTGGCACCGTTTCCACCTGCTGCAACTGGAAAGAGACATGCAG GACATGCTGGGTAACCCCACTTTCGCCCTGCCCTACTGGAACTTTGCCATTGGAGGCAGTGAGTGTGACGTCTGCACTGATGACCTGCTGGGAGCCAGGAGCACCTTCGACCTGAACTCTATCAGCACCAACTCTTTGTTCTCCCAGTGGAGGGTCATCTGTGAGAGCGTGGATGACTACGACAGTTTGGGCACTATCTGCAACA ACACAGAGACCAGTCCCATCAGGAGGAACCCAGCGGGCAACGTGGCACGACCCATGGTCCAGAGGCTTCCAGAGCCAAAGGATGTGTTGGACTGTCTGGAGCTCAACACCTTCGACACTCCCCCTTACTACTCTACCTCCTCTGAGAGCTTCAGAAACACCATTGAAG GCTACAGCGCCCCCCAGGGGATGTATGACCCAGTAATCCGCAGCCTCCACAACCTGGCCCACCTCTTCCTCAATGGGACAGGTGGACAGACCCACCTCTCCCCCAATGATCCCATCTTTGTCCTGCTGCACACCTTCACTGATGCTATCTTTGACGAGTGGCTCAGCAGGCACCAGCCAG GTGAAGTAGTTTACCCTGAGGAGAACGCTCCTATTGGACACAACCGCAGGTTCAACATGGTTCCTTTTTGGCCTCCTGTCACCAATGCAGAGATGTTTGTCTCTGCCCCAGAAAACTTGGGATACTCCTATGAGGTCCAGTGGCCTG CCCGTGCCTACACCCTGTCTGAGATCATCACCATAGCCGTTGTTGCCGCGGTGCTGGTTGTGGCAGTGGTGGGTGGTGTCATTGCCTGTGCTGTGCGAGCCCGGTCTTACCGCTCAGCTGAGGCCCTGGAGCCACTACTGGGAGAGACTTTCCGACGGTACTCAGAGGATGACCGCAGGTTGGATAAATCACAGTCTGTTGTCTAA